In one Methylocaldum szegediense genomic region, the following are encoded:
- a CDS encoding IS1 family transposase gives MLECDEAGSYVGLKATLVWLSIASASHARRIVAYALGDRTEATARQLWDRVSGCYDEAEAWDPYSAVTRESTSALPEIGGSNGSRRTLGQDLMPPPAAIPERSRTIQNSSARRLRSGSTER, from the coding sequence GTGCTTGAATGCGATGAGGCCGGGAGCTATGTTGGCTTGAAAGCCACACTGGTGTGGCTGTCGATCGCCTCCGCCTCGCACGCTCGCCGAATCGTGGCCTACGCTTTGGGTGACCGTACGGAGGCCACGGCTCGCCAACTGTGGGATCGAGTTTCGGGCTGCTATGATGAGGCCGAGGCCTGGGACCCCTATAGTGCTGTGACCCGTGAATCAACATCGGCCTTGCCGGAAATCGGCGGGTCGAACGGTTCACGTCGAACGTTGGGACAAGACCTTATGCCACCGCCTGCCGCTATACCCGAACGGTCTCGTACTATCCAAAATAGCTCCGCACGGCGGCTTCGATCAGGTTCCACGGAACGATGA
- a CDS encoding class I SAM-dependent methyltransferase, whose product MQLEYILKSYARYAPVYDQTFGWMLSFRGRSMAAGVTNKRPGKILEVGVGTGISLSYYRKEHEVHGIDISPDMLERARQRVAKGKLTHVSSLRIMDARQLEFPDNTFDAVVAAYVMSVVPNPEKVIREIERVCKPGGDVVIVNHFAAEKGIRRDIEKFLAPLSNKLGWRPDMPVQEILSNTSLREVKRHTLPPLGMFTMLHLRKDLDTTSQAV is encoded by the coding sequence ATGCAGCTCGAATACATCCTGAAATCGTACGCACGTTATGCACCAGTATACGACCAGACTTTTGGTTGGATGCTGAGCTTCCGTGGCCGTTCGATGGCGGCCGGCGTTACCAACAAGCGTCCGGGCAAAATACTTGAGGTTGGGGTAGGCACTGGTATTAGCCTTTCTTATTACCGCAAGGAGCATGAAGTTCATGGCATCGATATTTCACCGGACATGCTGGAAAGAGCGCGGCAGCGGGTTGCGAAAGGCAAACTTACCCATGTTTCGAGCCTGCGCATCATGGATGCGCGACAGCTTGAATTTCCCGACAACACTTTCGATGCTGTAGTCGCGGCGTACGTCATGTCGGTAGTTCCGAACCCGGAAAAGGTGATCCGCGAAATCGAACGGGTTTGTAAACCTGGCGGAGATGTGGTTATCGTGAATCATTTCGCGGCAGAAAAGGGTATCAGGCGCGATATCGAAAAATTTCTGGCGCCGCTCTCCAATAAGCTGGGTTGGCGTCCCGACATGCCAGTTCAAGAAATCCTAAGCAACACTTCGTTGCGCGAGGTCAAACGGCACACACTGCCGCCGCTGGGTATGTTCACCATGTTGCATCTTCGTAAGGATCTCGACACGACGTCGCAGGCGGTGTAA